The genomic segment GTATTTTAAATTTggatttttcatgttttaaaaagaaaaattgtaaATTGCAGGTTTATATtctggatttgtttttaaacaaattttcACTCTAAAGACATTTATgtaaatttatatattttttgcacataccattctacatttctacatttacatgtttttctaaatatatgaaaaattgcttattgcattttttttagATGCAGTACCTTGTAGTAGCTGTAattgctgtgtgtgctgtggtaCCACATACCACAGAATCACTCGGTAAGTACTTCaaccatttttaaaatgtggattCACACTCTCTACTTCTCTATGCATTACGACTTTTTAGCTTtgaacaaacaataacaaattgCTCAACTTTTCATTCTCTAGAGTGGTGTTATAATGAGCCATCCTGCAGTAAGTCCGTTTATTAATGCTTTTATGAGCCACAGtatcttttaaaacaaaaaataacaactgCTCCTCTTCAGCTACTCAGGCTTGTTGATTTTTTCAGATGACAGCACCTGGTCAACGATTGCTCCTTTATATTGCAATGGCTCCCGGCAGTCACCCATCAACATCAACTCCACATCCGCCAAACCCGACTCCAACTTGACCGCATTTACCTTTCAAAACTTCAACAGCACAACAGCCTTTCAAACGATGAACAACACCGATAACACAGGTGAGAAGCAGTCAtcaacataaatatttaaattgtctccacttgttattttgtatgATTTCCTCCACTGGAAATAATCATGTTGATATTTTAGTGtcaacatgtaaaatgtgacaacacTATAAACTAGATCTGAACAATGAGCaattttcttcttcaggtggaTTTTAATCTAAAAGcacatttgtatgtatttatttatttattttagtcagAATCATCTTGGGAAGTGGTGTTAAGATTTCTGGAGGAGGTCTGTCTGAGTCCTATGACAGCCTGCAGTTCCACCTGCACTGGGGAAACGGCTCCTCTGTCCCCGGCTCTGAACACACTGTGGATGGCAAACGTTATGCTATGGAGGTATAGAGCTTTACATTTGCTTTCACTATGAGCCATAAATTAAACCTTCATCagtaaattcacatttaaatatttttctgcagTTACATATTGTAAACGTCAAGTCCTCCTACAACCGTAACATGACTCTGGCTGCTGGAGACTCCACAGGAATTGCTGCTCTTGGTTTTTTCATTGAGGTTAGAAAAGATGAATTCAGGATTTTATCATTCCAATGTGTTTATCTTCActtttttataacatttaatTCCCTCGAtgactgagagaaaacaaacgaacaaacaatTAAGTGTTGTGTGAACTTTTTCAGGCTATTACAGATAATACCACAAAGACACCTCAGAGCTGGAGCAATTTGACCTCCTAcctgaaaaacatcacaaacagtGGTAAGAATTTGTCTTTATTCAacatcttatttattattattatttaatttctgatTAATCCATTATCCTGTAATAAAGTGTGTCAGCTGCAGTCCTTCAGaggttgtgtttctgtctgcaggtgATTCTGTTGCTATTGCACCTGGGATCTCACTGGATGATCTCCTAGTTGGGGTGGATCGTACGAAATATTACCGCTACCTTGGCTCTTTGACAACTCCCAGTTGCAATGAGGCTGTGGTTTGGACTGTGTTCAAGGATTCAATCAAAGTCAACAAAGATCTGGCGAGTTTACCTTGTGTGCCTTCATAACTAGATTCAAAGATATCTATGTCTTTAAACAACAGTCTGGTGCCGATATATAAACTGAAACAGTAATAGTTTAATATGTACTCACTCCTTTTAAATACTGCCCCTGACAGATTCTTTTTAAGTCACCTCTGTgggccttttttcttttttaacaagtGCTTCACGTGACTGATTGGCTCAATATCTCACCCCACAGATCGACCTCTTCAGCACAACAGTGCACTTCTCCAACAGCTCGTCACCTTTTATGACTAACGTCTACAGAAGGACCCAGCCAGCACAACCGGTCACGACACAGCCTgccgccaccaccaccagctCTGCCAGCAGAAGCTTGGCCTCCACACCCTACTACTTTCTGGGGCTGATGGCGCTGGGTCTCACTCTGAGAAGGAATTAGAGTCAACACTCTCCACAGTAGCTGCTGAGAGAAGCATGAATATGTATTTACCTCAgcagcttctttgtttttttttctttcccatctGTATCATTTCTCTGATTTTAGTTCTGTCCAAAATGTttacacataaaatatgaaatgaaggACTTCTCAATAGTACCCTTAATTCAATACACTGTACCATATATGATGTTCAGCACAAATGAGCAGTTGATGTGATGGTGACTTCATGCCTGTGGTTGCGGTATAGAtgctgtgatttttaaatttaatttaaaatatgccTCATGTTGTTCCTAAGTATGAAATTAGCTCTAGTTGTTGCACGATGTAgaacagcacattttatttttgctacATTATTTTGGATTGGATCGGATTGTGTCCACAGTTGTGCAGATACAGATACATTTAGCAGATGACATGTAGCCGTACTGCCAAGCTGAACGTGCTAAGTGTGCTggctcacactcacacacgccATTTATTTATCCCAGTGTTGTTCTCTGTCGTGCTACTCTTTAGTATAAATGAACAGTGATTTCTAAATGtttctaaattaaaatgttacacTTTTGTCTTCCTGCTTTAATGATGTCTTTACAGTCTTTCATTGCTGTATGTGCACTGAACCCAAGTTTTTTAATGCTTTGTCATTTTTGCtgtaaacacattcaaatatataaaagcCTGCagcacatatttatttaacaacaataaaGGTTTTAGCAGATCACACATGCTGCAATTTAATCACTTAACTTTCACATTAAGACCAACCAAAGCTGCTCAGTGAGCAGTGAAGCATTTTCAGAGAAGTGGGGAGAGAAATAAGgaagaaaagacaataaaactgGATGATGTGTGACAGGCACATCACgttaaacacataaatgtgCAGCGTAAACACACAGTAACCCTGCGGTTTCAGTGTGAAGGGAGAGAATAACCTCTTGATAAACTTTCAGGAATTGCTTTGCACGCCCTCTCTGACACTGTGTACTTCGATGGCGCTGTCTCCACTTTTGCTACTGTCATGGTATTTAAATGACTTCAAAGTAGTTTCTTGttgatttaatcatttaaaaaaacaacagtgctTCTTTTGGTGCCTTATGTAGAGGAGtctttgtgttgaaatgtttattcACCCATTGTCCTGTGAGCAGCTGATGCGGTCACATGAATTTACAGTGTTACGCAACGATTTGCCAAGTTTGTTAACAGTTCATCTGCTGCTACGAgggctgaatgaatgaataaatgaataaagggagacaaagagaggtgCAGGTGCATCAAAGGTAAGACTGCTCTGGTTAACatatgatatatttttatttctgcagttaCACATTGTAAACAACAATTCATCCTTCAATGGACTCCACAGGACTTGCTggtcttttgtttctttgttgagGTGAAAAAGATGCAAGCAGGATTTTGTAATTCCAACATATGTGTCAAAGTTAATAATCAAAAGAAAATTTCGCttaatgaatttttttttttttacaaacttttAAAGTTCACAGCTCACAGGGTCTCTTTACTTAcatcactgtactgtatttatttatgtgaaaGTCTTATTAAGCATTATTTCCATGTTTTCTATCCCCATTATATCCACTAACCTGAAAAAAATTAAGGCTAATTAATTGTGTGAATCTTTTCAGGAGATGTCAGATGATGCGACAGGTCAGCCTGCAAGCTGGCGCACCTTGACCTCCCACCTGTccaacataacaaacaaaagTAAGAAGATGTTTTACTCTTATGGACATTTTAAGTCATTGTCCTGTTATAAAGGACTTCATCCGCAGTCCTTCAGAGGTTGTGTTCCTGCCCTCAGGTGATTCTGTTGCAATGGCACCTGGGATCTCACTGGATGATCTCAGTGAGCAGGGCATGCATCTCTCACACAACTAATTGGCTCGATGTCTACACTTCCAGATTGACCTCTTCAGGACAACACTACACTTTCTCAGACAGTGCATCGCCTTTCACGTCTACAGAAGCATCCAGCCAGCAGCAGAGGCCACAACACAGCctgccagcagcagctctccCTCCACAACCTGCTGCTCTCTGGGGCTGATGGTGCTGGGagttgtttctgtgtctgtttctctcagttttGTGTCAAatcatttttgtcattatttaaagttttgtctttgtttctttgtgaaaCTGAGGGAACTGGTTTATGAAGAAATGATCTCTTGATCATATTCTTCCTTATCTTTTTCAGACTGGTGGCaaattttgtgtttgctcaggttaTGTTTGTCTGTTCAGTTCAGTCCA from the Anabas testudineus chromosome 19, fAnaTes1.2, whole genome shotgun sequence genome contains:
- the LOC113156710 gene encoding carbonic anhydrase 4-like, with translation MQYLVVAVIAVCAVVPHTTESLEWCYNEPSCNDSTWSTIAPLYCNGSRQSPININSTSAKPDSNLTAFTFQNFNSTTAFQTMNNTDNTVRIILGSGVKISGGGLSESYDSLQFHLHWGNGSSVPGSEHTVDGKRYAMELHIVNVKSSYNRNMTLAAGDSTGIAALGFFIEAITDNTTKTPQSWSNLTSYLKNITNSGDSVAIAPGISLDDLLVGVDRTKYYRYLGSLTTPSCNEAVVWTVFKDSIKVNKDLIDLFSTTVHFSNSSSPFMTNVYRRTQPAQPVTTQPAATTTSSASRSLASTPYYFLGLMALGLTLRRN